The Primulina eburnea isolate SZY01 chromosome 18, ASM2296580v1, whole genome shotgun sequence genome segment TAACATCACACAAGCAGAAGTAGGAATTTGAAATCTGCTTTAGGATGCTGCCGATGCAAGTACGAAAACTGAGATTCTGACTATGTTCATCTTTATTCTCGATCTCTTTGTCTAAATACTTGTCTACCGAAAAGCAGGCCAGATACTTAAGTAGCTGCACTGGTTCCTCACCTTCCTTCACTATCTGGGAAAACACGAAAATTGAATACAAGATCTTAGCCATGGAAATAATTGAACCTTAAACTACAACATCTCGTGTACACATGCCACGATTTGGGGAGAGTGGGGCGAGCCACAATAAAGGAAGGGGCAATTTAACATGTTTTCTGGGGCGAGAAAACTTTTCTTTCTTCTCTTGTTTGAACTGCCTTCTGTGCTCCGTCTTCTGTGGGTATAGGATGAGGTAGTCATGAAAGAGTTGTCAATCAATAAACCATATCCTTTCAATGTTTAAGATCTGAGTTTAAACCACAGAGGGTTGAGTACCATAATTTGAGCTTCAGTGCTAACACTTTTTTAGTGAGCAAGTTACGGATCACGGCCTCCACATGGCTATGGCTATCTTCATAAATACCTAACTGACCCTAGTTTTCTTTCAAGGATAGATTAAGCCCCATCCATATATACACAACATCAGCAATATCCACACCTAAATTCACCGAGGGAACAAGTATAATGCAAATGGATCTAGAATAAAGGATGATGAAGTTCATGTCCATTTTATACAACGAAGGTCAATGGTAGAAAACTAGATTATATGGTTCTCCTATTTTAGCAACCTTAGCATCTGAAAAAGAGATGAGATGTGTTGTACCTTTTTTCAACCTGTAGTTCTGTCTAAAACCTTGTCTTCAGCTATATAGCTATTGGCATCTGAAATTGGATATTCCTCTACCATCTCAAAGGAAGCCTCACGGCTTAAGATATTGCTTTCAGCATCACTCATCGCATCATCTTCAGCAAAGGAACACAAAGGTCTTGCCGAGTTTTCTGAAACTTGAGATGCCTCATCAATGGAGGTCAAGATGGTAAAGTTTTCTTCACTAGCCGAGCACAAACCTTTGGTTCTTGAAGTATTATTGTTAGATAATGTCTTGTCTGTTTGAGGGGAATCAACATTACAAAGCCAACGTGTATATTCGTCCATGGGCCCAACAATTTCTTCTACAGAACCACTCTTACTTGGGTAAGCATCTCTGGTTTCGAGTTCATAAGCTACTGTTTGAGCGGATACAAAAGATGTGTCAGATGAGTTAGATGACGAGGGTGAGAGGTTAAAGGAACTTGAAGAATCCGAAGTTGTGGGTGAGAGTGAAGGCGAAGTTGAACTTGAATATGATTTAGTAACAAGACAAGACGTAAAAGAATCGAGTAAACTGAATGAAGGAGACCGAGACAGTGAAGCATCATAAGGCGGATCAGGAAATTCCGTTTTCTCAATCCAAACAGGATTGCTAGTTACACATGAACTGAGTGAATCAGGTGAATCACATTGACTACTTGAGGGGGTTGAAAGATCATCAGTAGAGATAAAGTCTTCTTTACATGTATCAACTGAATCTTCAAGAACCTCATTACAAGTATTCATCACATCTAGTTCTTTATGTACTGGCAAGGCAACACAATTCGATATAGAAGCCATAGATTCTTTCACAAAGTCGGAGGCAAATTTTTTCCTCAATTTGTTCCAATCATCTTTTCGGGAAGGAAGACATGTCTCAGTTCCTGTTTCAGAAAAAGGTGGAACAACCCCACCAGCAAGCGCTCTGTGAAAAATTTCGAAATCCAAATCATACTCATTGAGCTTCCTTTCTTCAGAGGAATTTACACGACAACCATCTGTTGAACTTTTTCCATGGTAGATAGCATCCCAAAATTCAAACGGCTCCTCACCTTCTTTAACAATTATAACTGGAGCCTTGGCACTTTCATAACGAACAACCTGAGAGGCAGCTGCCATGGCATTACTTGACATCATGGGGGGACAATGTTTCCCAATCCATACATATAAAGCGGAAGGAATGTGAATAATGAAACCGCCACGAGAGTCGAGTCTGTCAGGGCCCGATTCACACAACAATTTAGGAACAAGATGAAGAGGATCATAAGGTGAGTGAGGCGCCATTCTAAACATCCTAAGCACTGAGGCTGGGCTTGCAGGTAGAGAACGCACTCGTTTCTCAATCTGTAAAAGTTGACAAGCAAATCCCACATTCGGGTTAGTCACTCCTCTCGCTTTCTTAACATGCTGATATGCATCCTCATAGCTCTGCCCCTTCTTCCAAATAAGATATGCAATTACTAAAGATGCTGATCGAGACACACCCTGGCAACAGTGAACAAAGACACGCCCACCTTGTTCTCGAACATCTTCAAAATAATCAAACACATCATAGAGAATACTGCTAATATCCTCAGACGGGCAGTCCTGCAGCCATAGTGT includes the following:
- the LOC140819308 gene encoding protein-tyrosine-phosphatase MKP1-like, translating into MLGDEKDQGPSNRIGKTYSRSISLIECLPKKSSSKPQWNSKARACLPPLQPLSITRPTGDEWPRAGFDDLGIWLNPPTPGARLGSLTPRENSTIDQPPIEFEFRKDKLAFFDKECSRILDHVYLGSNAVAKNRTILHQNGITHVLNCVGFVCPEYFKNELVYMTLWLQDCPSEDISSILYDVFDYFEDVREQGGRVFVHCCQGVSRSASLVIAYLIWKKGQSYEDAYQHVKKARGVTNPNVGFACQLLQIEKRVRSLPASPASVLRMFRMAPHSPYDPLHLVPKLLCESGPDRLDSRGGFIIHIPSALYVWIGKHCPPMMSSNAMAAASQVVRYESAKAPVIIVKEGEEPFEFWDAIYHGKSSTDGCRVNSSEERKLNEYDLDFEIFHRALAGGVVPPFSETGTETCLPSRKDDWNKLRKKFASDFVKESMASISNCVALPVHKELDVMNTCNEVLEDSVDTCKEDFISTDDLSTPSSSQCDSPDSLSSCVTSNPVWIEKTEFPDPPYDASLSRSPSFSLLDSFTSCLVTKSYSSSTSPSLSPTTSDSSSSFNLSPSSSNSSDTSFVSAQTVAYELETRDAYPSKSGSVEEIVGPMDEYTRWLCNVDSPQTDKTLSNNNTSRTKGLCSASEENFTILTSIDEASQVSENSARPLCSFAEDDAMSDAESNILSREASFEMVEEYPISDANSYIAEDKVLDRTTG